The Triticum aestivum cultivar Chinese Spring chromosome 6D, IWGSC CS RefSeq v2.1, whole genome shotgun sequence genomic sequence CAATGCGATCATCTTCGATAGGATCACTCCCTCCTGCGCCTCACTCCTGGCTGCGATCCAAGATGACGCCCATCTTTGGGTCTGTGCAGGAGCCAAAGGATTGAGTAGTACCATCCCTGTAACATAGACTGATATCTGGGCTGAGCAACCCATTCCATGCTCACTTTGCATCTCGGACATGCCTTGTAGTGTACGTGCCCCTGATGCTTAACCTGTATGTTCTCCCCtctctatcaatgcaatgatacgctgaccgtagcgtattcgagaaaaaatatTTGAATATGAAATACATACAAACTAAAAAAGTTGACAAACgcactaaaatatgtttatatacatttaAATCAGAAAAAGTACGTAAAATGCTAGTGCTCAATCATGTTGAAGAAAAACCATGCTGCCAGCCGAGTTCCGGCGCGTATGGGCGCCGCCGCTCCGCCATGCCGGTacgcaccgcgccgccccgcggGCCCGCGCCGGCAGAGAAAACAAAAGCCAACACACGGGCGAGCCGCGAGGGGCAGAAGGGGAAAACGAGCCGGCTCGCCACTTGGCGAAAGGACGCGCACGTGGCACGGCGCCAAGCGCCTCCTTATCCAGCGCCCGGGTGACGGTTCTGCCCCCAAAAGCGCAAAAGAGCACTCGGAAAGGGCCCCGCCACCCTCAACCCCGTCGCCCTTTTCTCCCTTTACCTattctcctttcttcttctccctctgccGCCGCGCTCTCTCTCCACCTCCTCCCTTCGCTTATCTCTCTCCACCCGCACCCTCCTCCTCCAGAAAAGTCATTTTTTAGCCCGTGGAAGCTTCGAGGATCCTCTCGCCCACCCGCGCCGTCGGGCGCGGCGCCTCCGTACGTCGAGGCGGCGGTCCGGTGAGCTCTGCTCCCCTGCTAAGCTCTCCACCCGTCGTCGTCGATTGGGTTTGGTCGTTTCGTTGGTTTTTTAGCTCCACTCCGTAAGCAGCAGCGGCCCGTTCGCGCGATGGGTTCCGTGGGTCGAGCTGCTCCTGCAGGCGATTGACTGGGTGTCTTGGTGGGATTGCCGGAGCGACCGGCGGCTTAGGTCTCGGTGATCCGAGCGTTCGATCTCCGTGTCCTCCTCGTCTGTTCGAGCGAGTTCAAGTCTTTTTCATGTTTTTATTTCGCGGGCTGCTCACGTTTTAACTCGTGTCGCGTGGAGCGTACGTTTGAGGTCTGCTTAGATTTGGTTGCGTAAATTCTCGTCCTAGTTGCTTACGGCATGGATTTACCATTTTCCACGCTTCACTTTCCATACTGCCTAGTGCCTACTGGCGGCGTAGTGGAAAAGCACCCGCCCATCTACAGGCTATAGCTGCACTGCGCTTTGCTCATACGGCTCTCTTTTTTCTCTTCTTGGCAGCGGCTATGGCTAGGCGCTGAAAGTATATCCCTATCGCGGCTTAAATTCGGGTGTTTTCAATCAATCAGAAAGACAAATGTTTTCTTTCTTTAGGCTCAAGTTGGCACAAAAAGTGGGATTAGTGCCGCCCCAGGCTCGGATTAGCCAAGGCAGCAACGATCTGTGACGCAGCAAACTGAACGGAAAGGTGTCCGTTTCATGTGCAGAAATAGGGGCGTTCTGATAAGACCGGCAACTAATCCGGCCATTTGCACCCGGGGTTGGGGTCGGTAGCCTTCCACAATTCCATTTGTGCTCCATCCCTTTTGCTTCTCAGCCATGCTTGCTTAGATGCTCCTGCTTCCTCAAACCAATGCTTTTGCTTGGTGCCTCCAGGTTGATACTTCTCTACCCTTTTTGGCGTTATTAAATAGTAGTACTTCTCTGATTTTCGGAGCAAATGTAGTTTCAGTGTTGACTCCAATTTAAGTTGTTTAATTTGCTTTATTGTCTCTTCTTATGCTTTACGGAGAATATATATGATTACATATTATAACCAGCATCATTAATTAATAAATAAAATTGTAGTGTGCATCAAGAAGAAAAGTTCCCAAGACCAGTCAGTTGTACTTTTGCTTTTAAATCGAATTCTTTTTTTTTGGGTGATAACCTCGAATTCTTTATGTCCTGGCCGGCAATTCCAGGTGGACTCTGTCAAAACCAACTAAGTTCCTTTAAATGGAAATGTTCTATTAGCTAAATATGGACGCGGTTAAAATATTATCCTAGATCTGTGTTGTTACTAGCTGATGTCAAGATATGAATAAAATGGACCATTCTTGTTTCGTTCTTATATGGTGACACTTTGGAGCATTCCTATTGGTTGTAGAACAGAGCAAGTGACATTTGCATGGTCTGTGTACTATGGGCGGCATAAAACATGCCTTCTTTTCCAGTAAATTGTATATGTACACGTTACTGCAAAGTGGGTGGATTAATTCCTAACTTGTTCCTTCTAGAATCGTATTTATATATATCTGCACAAAATTGGTCAAATAATCTTCCTTTGTTGATAACGACCTTTTATATCTGCATTCCAATGTCATGTAGGACCCTTCACTGAATTGAATTGACTAAGAAAACCCAGGACAGTGCTTGTTGTAGTGGCAGTGGCACCAAGCAGCTAGAGGAAGAGCTTTGGCCTTTTGCGATCGAACAACCTATGAACAGTTGAAGCCTACATAACCATGATCATGGATGCTCTTTGTGATTTCTGCGGGGAGCAAAGGCCAACAATTTATTGCCGATCGGATGCTGCATCCTTATGCTTATCGTGCGACCATAATGTGCATTCGGCTAACACCCTTTCCCAGCGACATATGAGGACCCTTCTGTGTGATCGTTGTGCTTCACAGCCTGCAGCAGTCCGGTGTCTTGAAGAGAACACCTCACTTTGCCAAAACTGTGATTGGAACGGGCATGCCGCGACATCCTTGGCTGCCGGGCATCTAAGGCAGACCATAAACTGCTACTCAGGGTGCCCATCATCAGAAGAGCTGGCAAGAATCTGGTCCTTTGATTTTGATGCCCCTTCTGCAGCTACTGAGCCGAACTGTGAGGAAGGAATAAGCATGATGAGCATTAATGACAGTGGTGTCAGTAACCATTGTGGCGTTCAACAGGATTGCAGCTTGCTGGATATAGCTAACACATCACTCATGAGTGATCCGCCCACTGTCGAAAAGCTTAAATCCGAAGACGAAATGAATCTTCGGCCACTTCCTACGCATCAGCCTGCTCAATCAGTTTCTATGGCACCTAAGGTACAATATGGCTATCATATTCcccaaaaaaaacataaattattATTATTTGACTATTCTGCTAAGTTTCTGCATATGTCATCAGCTCATAGCCTGTTGCGTTACCATACGAATGTAGCCAAACATTAGTCACGCAGTAGAGTTGCACTTGCAGTAAAATGTACAAATGCAATATTTTGGAATTCGGGGTCTTTTTGTGCATTGTCACATGATTCTTaaatggcctcctccgtcacttTGTGTCATTGTATGCTTATGAAATGTTGGTTGCATCATTCAGGTACCCAGTGTAACAGATGACGATATGTTCAATGATGGCAGAGTATACGAAAACTTCTGTGTGGATGATAATGACCTGACATTTGAGAATTATGAAGAACTGTTTGGTACTCCACACGTTCAGACAGAGCAACTATTTGATGATGCTGGAATTGACAGTTTCTTTGAAATGAAGGAAATGCCAGCTGCTGATTGTGACCAGGTTTGTATTTTTCTGCATTAAACTTGCTCTATCAATTATCTTTATCTGCGGAAATTACTCCCGATCTTCAGTTTTTTCCCCTTCCCCCCAAAAATCAGTCTTATTTACCGCCCTCTGTACCTCCCGGTTAGAAGTTGTTATGTCAAGTTCACTCGTCAAAATTCAGTTGTTGACCTTTTAGTTTCACAGCAAAGTAGTGAAGTTTCTTATCCATTCAAGGATTGTATTACGGTATCCTATCAAAAGAGAAGGAATGCAGTCCATTTGATGGTTAATTGACTATTCTAAGACAATTTTTTGTGCTTTCAGCAGCTCACCCCCGTGCAACCCGAATGTAGCAACGCGGTATCTGCTGATTCCGGTCTTTGTGTTCCTGCAAGGCAGGCCATATCTACTATTTCCCTCTCGTTCTCTGGTTTGGCTGGTGAGAGCAATGCTGGAGATCACCAAGATTGTGGGGTATCACCACTGCTCCTTATGGGCGAGCAACCCTGGCTTCCTCCTGGTTCTGAAGTATCATCTGCCGGTGGTAGCAGAGGTAGTGCTCTCTCACGGTacatggagaagaagaagagaagaaagtaAGCACACCTCGTTGTGGCTTTTCGCCGatttttttctgatcatttttagcAATACTAGAATTTCAGCGATCACCAATACATGCTTTAAGAACATGTCTGCAATCATCATTTCCTGTTCAAAATTCTAAAAGCTTTACATTTACCAAGTAATACTCGCACACGTGTCTGATGGCTGTGAAATCACAAATACTCTGTTATGTTCAGCTAAGCTTTTCTTTATAGCTGTTTGTTAAAGGTGGCCTGTTACTTCTCTGACATGCCACCAGTCAGTTTGGCCACCTTAGCTTCATCAGGCAGCATCTAGCTTTTGAttatcatttttttttcaaaatttactAAGCATCCTTTGGTGACATAACTTTTTCTGACAGATTCGACAAGAAGATCAGGTACGCTTCTCGCAAGGCTAGGGCAGACGTGAGGAAGAGGGTCAAGGGCCGGTTTGTCAAAGCCGGCGAAGCATACGACTATGATCCGCTCAACGATACACGAAGCTACTGAAGCCCAAATGCCATTGGCTATATCCATCCAGTGTCAGACTAGCAACAATATAACCTTCGGCAGCTCATGTGGTGTCGCTCGCactaagaaaaagaaagagaagaccAGCAATTGTGCCGGACAGCGCAGCCGGAAAAGCGTTAAAAAAAACACCAGCTGGTGAGTTGGAAAATACTACAGATAGAGAAGCTGCAAACACGCAGGAAGTCCAGGTTGTGCCGCTGCTCCATTTTCTTTCTCCTTGGAAGTGGATGGAGCGTGCGTGCATATATCATTTTCTTCTTGGTGGGTGGTTTCGATCACCCTCCACCATCTGCGCATTAATCCAATACAATTACAGGGACAAGTCCTCCCAGCTCACCACCCACCGCATGCGTGGGCATATACCTGCCGCTGCTTCCGTGTGCGGTGCGCTGGCTGCCAGGTCCTGATTAATTATACTCGTGTAGTTTCTTCCTGTAACATTATTTGTTTAAGACGCAGGCGCTGGCAGCCTTGTTTAAAAACGAACTGGGGCGCCTGTTATAACTTGTAAAGTCTGTTCCTGTAAATTTAAAGATGCTGGGTATGAAGCGGAAGTTTGCATGTATGTCAGCATGTGGGCGCTGGGCCTCTGTTCTTTAATCTGTGCCAGAATAGCCATTCTTCAGGTCAGGTAATAGTGCACGTTTTCTTCACAGACAAACTGTGTTCATTCTGATCAGCGAGTGAAATGCATAAAACCACCACAATTGTGTCCTAACTTGCAAAACACCACCACAATTCAAAACGTGGCAAAATGCACCGAAAGCTATCGTTGACAGTGGCAAAAAACACTGACGGAAAAATTGAGCAGTATGTGACGTGTCTAAGCGTCCACGTGTCGGCAGAGCTGACAGCAGGCCGTTAAGGGCTCGGTCGGGGCGGCGCTCGGTCGGTGTTCGGCGGTCATTCTCCCCCTCCCTCGCTCCCTTTGCTGTTGCGTTCCTCTGCTGCACCCTCGCGCTCCTTTGGTTGCCGCGCTGCTTGCCGTTGCTTGGTGATAGAGCTCAATCCAGGCCGCCATGGTCTCTTGGAACGACGGTGAGAGCAGCGACGACTCCCTGGCAGAGTTTGACTCTCACGTAAGCTTTCTCTTCCGTCTCCTAGGTTAGGGTTACGATTGCTTTTGATTTGGGGATATACTGGATTTGAGTGTGTATTTAAACCGAATCCAGTCTAATTGACTAGCTCTATCTGATTTGAGCTCAATCTAGCCGCCTCTGACCTTTCAAGACTTTGACTTTGAGGGCATTGTGGATTTCGAGTGCGACCACAAGAAAAATGCTAAGAAATTTGGAGCTTTCTAAGGCACCCTCAGTGGAAGGAGGTTTTATGGTTGTGCGCATGATGTAAGTATCCATCTATCTATGGATGTGATATTTAGTAGTTTAAAAGGCAAGAtaatataatgaaatataaattgTGTCAATTGAAAAGCTaatcctatatacttaagaagttcgcccccactacttgatttatctcaacatgcaagatAGACACATCAGCATCCAATCACGGAGCCACGTCACACTTCATT encodes the following:
- the LOC123145345 gene encoding zinc finger protein CONSTANS-LIKE 10 isoform X2, with amino-acid sequence MIMDALCDFCGEQRPTIYCRSDAASLCLSCDHNVHSANTLSQRHMRTLLCDRCASQPAAVRCLEENTSLCQNCDWNGHAATSLAAGHLRQTINCYSGCPSSEELARIWSFDFDAPSAATEPNCEEGISMMSINDSGVSNHCGVQQDCSLLDIANTSLMSDPPTVEKLKSEDEMNLRPLPTHQPAQSVSMAPKVPSVTDDDMFNDGRVYENFCVDDNDLTFENYEELFGTPHVQTEQLFDDAGIDSFFEMKEMPAADCDQLTPVQPECSNAVSADSGLCVPARQAISTISLSFSGLAGESNAGDHQDCGVSPLLLMGEQPWLPPGSEVSSAGGSRGSALSRYMEKKKRRKFDKKIRYASRKARADVRKRVKGRFVKAGEAYDYDPLNDTRSY
- the LOC123145345 gene encoding zinc finger protein CONSTANS-LIKE 10 isoform X1, with protein sequence MIMDALCDFCGEQRPTIYCRSDAASLCLSCDHNVHSANTLSQRHMRTLLCDRCASQPAAVRCLEENTSLCQNCDWNGHAATSLAAGHLRQTINCYSGCPSSEELARIWSFDFDAPSAATEPNCEEGISMMSINDSGVSNHCGVQQDCSLLDIANTSLMSDPPTVEKLKSEDEMNLRPLPTHQPAQSVSMAPKVPSVTDDDMFNDGRVYENFCVDDNDLTFENYEELFGTPHVQTEQLFDDAGIDSFFEMKEMPAADCDQQLTPVQPECSNAVSADSGLCVPARQAISTISLSFSGLAGESNAGDHQDCGVSPLLLMGEQPWLPPGSEVSSAGGSRGSALSRYMEKKKRRKFDKKIRYASRKARADVRKRVKGRFVKAGEAYDYDPLNDTRSY